A window from Halarchaeum grantii encodes these proteins:
- a CDS encoding ferritin-like domain-containing protein → MSVAPRVGSDGQLARLLQIGIVLEEVVEARAYEHYQRLPDAERDTRIEELLEEAREESAEHRERLEDLVERLDCDEDATVDVTDLVREHYGRTDPEDFDGVLYDQLNGEETAYKFYDDLIEAVEASDATFGIERELLLSTLREIRAAEAEGVEAVAALMESRA, encoded by the coding sequence GTGAGCGTCGCGCCGCGCGTCGGCTCGGACGGCCAGCTCGCCCGGCTCCTCCAGATCGGGATCGTGCTGGAGGAGGTGGTGGAGGCGCGTGCGTACGAGCACTACCAGCGCCTGCCGGACGCGGAGCGCGACACCCGCATCGAGGAACTCCTCGAGGAGGCCCGCGAGGAGTCCGCAGAGCACCGCGAGCGTCTCGAGGACCTCGTCGAGCGCCTCGACTGCGACGAGGACGCCACCGTGGACGTCACGGACCTCGTGCGCGAGCACTACGGGCGGACGGACCCCGAGGACTTCGACGGCGTTCTCTACGACCAGTTGAACGGGGAGGAGACCGCGTACAAGTTCTACGACGACCTCATCGAGGCCGTCGAGGCGAGCGACGCGACGTTCGGTATCGAACGCGAACTACTGCTCTCGACGCTCCGGGAGATCCGCGCGGCGGAGGCCGAGGGCGTCGAAGCGGTCGCTGCACTGATGGAGTCCCGCGCATGA
- a CDS encoding metal-dependent transcriptional regulator, with amino-acid sequence MNTADQYLKAVFLVQRLEDGPASTGALADRLGVSPASANEMVGKLADRGLLEHEKYKGATLTDDGEARARDALATYCVLERFLANVLDVEEYRAEAGQLEAVIDETVADRLDMIIEREPDCPNCFDADADACSHLVEELGEADAGTEAGD; translated from the coding sequence GTGAACACCGCCGACCAGTACCTGAAAGCCGTCTTCCTCGTCCAGCGCCTCGAGGACGGGCCGGCGTCGACGGGCGCGCTCGCGGACAGACTCGGTGTCAGCCCGGCGTCCGCGAACGAGATGGTCGGGAAGCTCGCGGACCGCGGCCTCCTCGAGCACGAGAAGTACAAGGGCGCGACGCTGACGGACGACGGCGAGGCGCGCGCCCGCGACGCGCTCGCGACCTACTGCGTCCTCGAGCGCTTCCTCGCGAACGTCCTCGACGTCGAGGAGTACCGGGCGGAAGCCGGCCAGCTCGAGGCGGTTATCGACGAGACGGTCGCGGACCGCCTCGACATGATCATCGAGCGCGAACCCGACTGCCCGAACTGCTTCGACGCCGACGCGGACGCCTGCTCGCACCTCGTCGAGGAACTCGGCGAGGCGGACGCCGGCACGGAAGCCGGCGACTGA
- a CDS encoding HD domain-containing protein — MGVEIKESGVSEDDLAAMEDFVYDYLAASVENEDDGGRMRWYPWHSAEYRFNHIVNVRELAADIAEKEGADVDVVRVAALFHDIAKLDADQEVHAEEGARVARQYLETHGEYPASFVDRVCRAVERHSHTDDLSDLDLESRCLVEADMLDKVGANGTALMLLRMGYEARTHMDAAEMVERVLERGRDAESRVHSDTAESIAHQRLKRVRWFREWLEGEVPGMD; from the coding sequence ATGGGTGTCGAGATAAAGGAATCGGGCGTCTCCGAGGACGACCTCGCGGCGATGGAGGACTTCGTCTACGACTACCTCGCCGCCAGCGTCGAGAACGAGGACGACGGCGGCCGGATGCGCTGGTATCCGTGGCACTCCGCCGAGTACCGTTTCAACCACATCGTCAACGTCCGCGAACTCGCCGCCGACATCGCCGAGAAGGAGGGCGCGGACGTCGACGTCGTGCGCGTCGCCGCGCTGTTCCACGACATCGCGAAGCTCGACGCCGACCAGGAGGTCCACGCGGAGGAGGGCGCGCGCGTCGCGCGCCAGTACCTCGAGACGCACGGCGAGTATCCGGCGTCGTTCGTCGACCGGGTCTGTCGCGCGGTCGAACGCCACTCGCACACGGACGACCTCTCGGATCTCGACTTGGAGAGTCGCTGTCTCGTCGAGGCGGACATGCTCGATAAGGTCGGCGCGAACGGCACCGCACTCATGCTCCTGCGGATGGGCTACGAGGCGCGCACCCACATGGACGCCGCCGAGATGGTCGAACGCGTCCTCGAACGAGGCCGCGACGCCGAGTCGCGCGTGCACAGCGACACCGCCGAGTCCATCGCCCACCAGCGCCTCAAGCGCGTGCGCTGGTTTCGCGAGTGGCTCGAGGGCGAAGTCCCGGGGATGGACTGA